Proteins from one Rhizobium sp. CB3090 genomic window:
- the repA gene encoding plasmid partitioning protein RepA produces MTRHLSSLAFMQTFSAKLDVALGNLSLAQFPPNARRTMRKFSSSEVAALLNVTEAYIRQISLKDQGPSPEVANGRRLYTMEQILELRMHLAQNGRKKWMNPRRVEGEQCQILAITNFKGGSSKTSTTIHLGHYLALKGYRVLAVDLDPQASLTSLHGSLPDFDYRDGDTLYSAIRFENPVPTEQVIHQTHIAGFDVICAGLELTEFETAVALEMRKSGGTGFLLRVSQALEQVADRYDIILMDSAPSLNFLTLSSLTAATGVLIPVPAHMLDVDSTAKFLELAGSYMQILEQVGTSAQWDFAKFLITKFEPNDHPQANMTALMRQVFGDDLLLNSVIKSTAVADALTWKQSLYEVQRARFSAPKTYDRAIESINAANAEIEELLWKAWGRK; encoded by the coding sequence GTGACACGACATTTGAGCAGCCTTGCCTTCATGCAGACGTTCTCTGCGAAGCTGGACGTTGCATTGGGCAATCTCAGCCTCGCGCAATTTCCGCCGAATGCTCGCCGCACGATGCGCAAATTCAGCTCCTCCGAAGTTGCCGCGCTGCTCAACGTCACCGAGGCCTATATCCGGCAGATTTCGCTGAAAGACCAAGGCCCGTCTCCCGAGGTCGCAAATGGCCGGCGCCTCTATACGATGGAGCAGATTCTCGAACTCAGGATGCACCTTGCGCAAAACGGCCGGAAGAAGTGGATGAACCCGCGGCGTGTCGAGGGCGAACAATGCCAGATTCTGGCGATCACGAATTTCAAGGGCGGTTCCAGCAAAACCTCAACCACGATCCATCTCGGCCACTACCTCGCTTTGAAAGGTTATCGCGTGCTTGCCGTGGATCTCGATCCACAAGCGTCCTTGACCAGCCTTCACGGAAGTCTCCCCGATTTCGATTACCGCGATGGCGATACGCTCTATTCGGCCATTCGTTTCGAAAATCCTGTTCCCACCGAGCAGGTCATCCATCAGACCCATATTGCGGGTTTCGATGTCATCTGCGCCGGTCTTGAATTGACGGAATTCGAAACCGCCGTTGCGTTGGAAATGCGTAAATCCGGCGGTACAGGCTTCCTGCTGCGGGTTTCGCAGGCACTGGAGCAGGTCGCGGATCGCTATGACATCATCCTGATGGATTCGGCGCCGTCACTGAACTTTCTCACTTTGTCGTCTCTCACGGCGGCGACCGGCGTCTTGATACCCGTTCCTGCCCATATGCTCGATGTCGACTCGACGGCAAAATTCCTTGAGCTTGCCGGATCCTATATGCAGATCCTCGAGCAGGTGGGGACCTCGGCGCAATGGGATTTTGCCAAGTTCCTGATCACCAAATTCGAGCCGAACGACCATCCGCAAGCGAACATGACGGCGCTCATGCGGCAGGTGTTCGGCGACGATCTTCTTTTGAATTCGGTGATCAAGTCGACCGCTGTCGCGGATGCGTTGACCTGGAAGCAGAGCCTCTACGAGGTGCAGCGGGCAAGGTTCTCCGCTCCGAAGACCTATGACCGGGCAATTGAATCGATCAATGCCGCGAATGCCGAAATCGAAGAGCTTCTCTGGAAAGCATGGGGACGCAAATGA
- the repB gene encoding plasmid partitioning protein RepB: protein MSRKDSKGMFANVLVGLTEETSTPPHATSPSPHLLKVAAGVRQLQERGELADKLLRNADHIIELDVDAVLPSQIRDRFDGAYEADRLQDLVESMREHGQTTPGLVRPISGEGGKFQIVFGRRRLAAAKLLGVKFRAIVRDLSDEQAIVIQGEENANRDDLSFIEKCVFALSQEEAGFKREVICASLATGKSHVSEMLQIARSFPKNVLAVIGAAPETGRRRWAQLAERWSANADAAGIAERILREQDVQPLSSDNRFAAVLTALSTAKKTSPATADRVQEVVSKGLTLAVVNYAKTGTKLTFTKAVPDDFVKYLLHRIEGLHEEYLGETQKAQHQR, encoded by the coding sequence ATGAGCAGGAAAGATTCCAAAGGCATGTTTGCGAATGTCTTGGTCGGGCTCACCGAGGAGACATCCACGCCGCCGCATGCGACCTCGCCATCGCCGCATCTCCTCAAGGTCGCCGCCGGCGTTCGCCAGCTTCAGGAGCGCGGCGAACTTGCCGATAAGCTGCTGCGGAATGCGGATCATATTATCGAACTCGACGTGGACGCGGTTTTGCCGTCGCAAATACGCGATCGGTTCGACGGCGCTTACGAAGCCGACCGGCTTCAGGATCTCGTAGAGTCGATGCGTGAGCACGGACAGACCACACCTGGCCTGGTTCGGCCCATCAGCGGGGAGGGCGGCAAATTTCAGATCGTCTTCGGTCGACGCCGTCTTGCGGCTGCAAAGCTTCTCGGCGTCAAGTTCCGAGCGATCGTGCGTGATCTCTCCGACGAACAGGCGATCGTCATCCAGGGCGAAGAGAATGCCAATCGCGATGATCTTTCCTTCATCGAGAAGTGCGTTTTCGCCCTCAGTCAGGAGGAGGCGGGGTTCAAACGCGAAGTGATCTGCGCCTCGCTGGCGACTGGAAAGTCGCACGTCTCCGAGATGCTTCAGATCGCAAGAAGCTTTCCTAAAAATGTGCTCGCGGTCATCGGCGCTGCTCCTGAGACCGGCCGGCGGCGCTGGGCGCAACTGGCTGAGCGTTGGAGCGCCAATGCCGATGCCGCAGGGATCGCGGAACGCATTCTGAGGGAGCAGGATGTTCAGCCCCTTTCCAGCGACAACAGGTTTGCTGCTGTGCTGACTGCGCTCTCAACCGCCAAGAAGACATCCCCAGCCACTGCGGATCGCGTTCAGGAAGTTGTTTCCAAGGGATTGACCCTTGCCGTGGTGAACTATGCCAAGACGGGAACCAAGCTGACCTTCACCAAAGCCGTCCCGGACGATTTCGTGAAATATCTGTTGCATCGGATCGAGGGATTGCATGAGGAATATCTCGGCGAAACTCAGAAGGCGCAGCACCAACGCTAA
- a CDS encoding DUF4070 domain-containing protein has product MAHIIIINPRFETSYWGMEHALPLFDVKANLPVACLPLLAALTPAEHTVTLMDENVEPIDYDLCAKADIVALTGMIVQRFRMKEILTELKRHHCFVVVGGPWVTVKEDYFDGLVDVTFIGEAEETWPQFLLEWTEGRHVRRYEQSDKTDMSKVPVPRFDLLKMDEYALGSLQFSRGCPFTCDFCDIIVVFGRKPRIKTSAQIIAEMEALLSAGMDTAFIVDDNLIGNKKAIKEVLRDVVAWQERNHYPMTFLTEASIDLADDDELMQLMVDANIRIVFIGIETPNEAALRETKKLQNLRKGGTMLEKIHTIQQTGMEVWCGMILGFDSDDTTIFDAQRVFIKDARIVNAMIGMLAAIPKTPLYTRLEKEGRLDHADPPAFGTNVIPLNLSRETLRDGYLSVLSDLHQPAAYFDRLDALYLDARIQPERTRLRHLRRHPLRLIALNLTWAFEAAGIFARLMRRVHDPALRNIYRQRLWKMLLRRRSPVILQIYAIKCAMHYHAHKMVQQMRSGGDIVNSF; this is encoded by the coding sequence ATGGCTCATATCATCATCATCAATCCGCGTTTCGAAACCTCCTATTGGGGCATGGAACACGCACTTCCGTTGTTTGACGTAAAAGCGAACCTCCCGGTCGCCTGCCTGCCTCTGCTCGCGGCGCTTACGCCTGCTGAACACACCGTCACGCTGATGGATGAGAATGTCGAGCCGATCGATTACGATCTCTGTGCTAAGGCCGATATCGTTGCGCTCACGGGCATGATCGTCCAGCGGTTTCGGATGAAGGAAATCTTAACCGAGCTTAAGCGACACCATTGCTTTGTGGTCGTCGGCGGGCCGTGGGTTACCGTGAAGGAGGACTATTTCGACGGGCTTGTGGACGTCACGTTCATCGGCGAGGCCGAGGAGACCTGGCCGCAATTCCTGCTTGAATGGACGGAGGGCCGTCATGTCAGGCGTTACGAACAGTCCGACAAGACGGACATGAGCAAGGTGCCGGTCCCGCGCTTCGATCTATTGAAGATGGATGAGTATGCGCTCGGCAGTCTTCAATTCTCGCGAGGCTGCCCGTTCACCTGCGACTTCTGCGATATTATCGTTGTGTTCGGGCGAAAGCCGCGGATCAAGACCAGCGCACAGATCATCGCCGAGATGGAGGCGTTGCTATCCGCCGGAATGGATACGGCATTTATCGTCGACGACAATCTCATTGGCAACAAGAAGGCGATCAAGGAGGTTCTGCGCGATGTCGTGGCCTGGCAGGAGCGCAACCACTACCCAATGACGTTCCTCACGGAAGCCTCTATCGATCTTGCCGACGATGACGAGCTGATGCAGCTCATGGTCGACGCCAATATCCGTATCGTTTTCATCGGCATCGAGACACCGAACGAAGCGGCGCTGCGCGAGACTAAGAAGCTGCAGAACCTCAGAAAAGGCGGGACGATGCTGGAGAAGATCCACACCATCCAGCAGACCGGCATGGAAGTGTGGTGCGGCATGATCCTGGGCTTCGATAGCGACGACACGACGATTTTCGACGCTCAACGCGTCTTCATCAAGGACGCGCGGATCGTCAACGCCATGATCGGCATGTTGGCCGCCATTCCCAAGACGCCACTTTATACGCGCCTCGAGAAAGAAGGACGGCTGGACCATGCCGATCCTCCGGCCTTCGGCACCAACGTCATTCCTTTGAATCTCAGCCGGGAAACCCTGCGCGACGGCTATCTCTCCGTGTTGAGCGATCTTCACCAGCCTGCCGCCTATTTCGACAGGCTCGATGCGCTCTATCTCGATGCCCGTATCCAGCCGGAGCGGACGCGCCTGCGTCATCTGCGCCGCCATCCCCTCCGCCTGATTGCGTTAAATCTGACCTGGGCATTTGAGGCGGCCGGTATTTTTGCAAGATTGATGCGGCGGGTTCACGATCCGGCCCTGCGCAATATCTATCGCCAACGTCTCTGGAAAATGCTGCTGCGCCGTCGTTCTCCGGTGATCCTGCAGATATACGCCATCAAATGTGCCATGCATTATCACGCGCACAAAATGGTCCAGCAGATGCGATCCGGCGGCGACATCGTCAATTCCTTCTGA
- a CDS encoding LacI family DNA-binding transcriptional regulator, which yields MNRPTIADLARASNVSLSTINRLLHGTGTVRGDTADRILEAADAIGFYGLGALRERKRDNLPHRELGFLMQQSHRPLYQMWAEALTSAALRRSDVIIEPKVVFEDDLSPEAVSGNLLKMGETADAVAVVTADHPLVSQAIDELRSKGVPVVAFVTDLSAASRAGFVGTDNWKVGRTAAWFINKTARQPGKVFPLIGTNRYQCQDISDASFRAYMREHAPELIVSESLLTYEEPQNAYEIVHKLVEEEGDLRGLFVNGGGISGVLRALRELPSERRQNIHVISRDIGPETRKGLNEGLITASICHPLDKMPQELIEVMLRRLEYKDTASIEQRIVPFDILTPESVWT from the coding sequence ATGAATAGACCAACCATTGCCGATCTTGCCCGGGCTTCGAATGTAAGCCTTTCCACGATCAACAGGCTGCTTCACGGGACTGGCACCGTCCGGGGAGATACGGCCGATCGTATTTTGGAGGCTGCCGACGCAATTGGCTTTTATGGCCTGGGTGCGCTGCGTGAGCGCAAGCGGGATAACCTGCCACATCGCGAGCTTGGATTTCTGATGCAGCAATCGCATCGGCCCCTCTACCAAATGTGGGCTGAAGCTTTGACATCAGCCGCTTTGCGGCGCAGCGACGTGATAATCGAGCCGAAGGTCGTCTTCGAGGACGACCTCTCCCCTGAGGCCGTGTCCGGCAATTTGTTGAAGATGGGCGAAACAGCCGACGCCGTTGCGGTAGTGACCGCGGATCACCCGTTGGTCAGCCAGGCGATCGACGAGTTGCGGAGCAAAGGGGTGCCCGTGGTCGCATTCGTGACGGACCTATCGGCTGCCAGCCGGGCGGGATTTGTCGGGACCGACAATTGGAAAGTGGGACGAACGGCTGCCTGGTTTATCAATAAGACCGCTCGCCAGCCCGGAAAGGTATTTCCGTTGATCGGCACCAACCGCTACCAATGCCAGGACATTTCGGATGCCAGCTTCCGCGCTTACATGCGCGAACACGCGCCTGAACTCATCGTCAGCGAGTCGCTTCTGACCTACGAGGAACCGCAGAACGCCTATGAGATCGTTCACAAACTCGTCGAGGAGGAAGGCGACTTGAGAGGCCTCTTTGTGAACGGAGGCGGCATTTCCGGGGTTCTGCGCGCTCTGCGCGAATTGCCTTCGGAACGGCGGCAGAATATTCACGTCATCTCCCGCGATATCGGACCCGAGACGCGGAAGGGTCTGAATGAGGGATTGATAACCGCGTCGATATGCCATCCGCTCGATAAAATGCCCCAGGAGCTGATCGAAGTGATGCTGCGTCGTCTGGAATACAAAGACACGGCATCCATCGAACAACGCATCGTCCCATTCGATATCCTGACGCCGGAAAGTGTTTGGACGTAG
- a CDS encoding sugar ABC transporter substrate-binding protein translates to MKRMKLVGAAILTAVALSLGASTAFAAKIFVVGGKPDDPFWSIVKRGAEDAGLVVKQQGGSVTWLGPQNYDNLGVDAAELIRQAISQGADAIVGPDWVPEAMDPAFKAVVDAKIPLIIYNAGGVAAADRLGAMNYVGSDDYKAGVAAGEYFAKHDIKNLVCINTLPGAANIEAHCRGMTDGIKSKGGKGDTLPLPATSFGNSTAVAQAVKAYLLQHPDVGGVYTIGNVDANSAINGIMQAGKVGKIKVGGVNMDETILNNIKSGTQMFTIDQQGYLQGYLAVSILNGKVNDGLTVPTREILTGPGIVDASNVDATMKGVKNGTR, encoded by the coding sequence ATGAAACGCATGAAGTTAGTCGGCGCGGCTATCCTTACGGCCGTCGCCTTGAGCCTTGGCGCGTCTACGGCGTTTGCCGCAAAGATTTTTGTCGTGGGCGGCAAGCCGGATGATCCGTTTTGGTCGATCGTCAAGCGCGGCGCCGAAGATGCGGGTCTCGTGGTAAAGCAGCAGGGCGGCTCCGTTACCTGGCTCGGTCCACAGAACTACGACAATCTTGGCGTCGACGCGGCCGAGCTTATTCGCCAGGCCATTTCGCAGGGAGCCGATGCCATCGTCGGGCCGGACTGGGTTCCGGAGGCTATGGATCCCGCCTTCAAAGCCGTAGTCGACGCAAAGATACCCTTGATCATCTACAATGCCGGTGGTGTTGCTGCGGCCGATCGCCTTGGCGCCATGAACTACGTCGGAAGCGACGATTACAAAGCGGGCGTGGCGGCCGGCGAATATTTCGCAAAGCATGACATCAAGAATCTGGTTTGCATCAATACTTTGCCAGGTGCCGCGAATATCGAGGCTCATTGCCGCGGCATGACCGATGGAATCAAGTCCAAGGGCGGAAAGGGCGACACGCTCCCGCTGCCGGCGACCTCTTTCGGCAATTCCACCGCAGTAGCGCAGGCAGTGAAAGCCTATTTGCTTCAACATCCCGACGTCGGCGGCGTCTACACGATCGGCAACGTGGATGCGAACTCGGCCATCAACGGCATTATGCAAGCCGGTAAAGTTGGCAAGATCAAAGTCGGCGGTGTGAACATGGATGAAACCATCCTGAACAACATCAAGAGCGGCACGCAGATGTTCACCATCGACCAGCAGGGCTACCTTCAAGGCTATCTCGCCGTTTCGATCCTCAACGGCAAGGTCAACGATGGCTTGACCGTTCCAACACGCGAGATCTTGACCGGCCCCGGCATCGTCGATGCGTCCAACGTCGATGCCACTATGAAGGGTGTCAAAAACGGCACTCGCTGA
- a CDS encoding ABC transporter permease, translated as MVSAVQSKPTAGPASSGLQRSMGQLIRRPEAGSFIGMIAVFVFFVVFGGETFVSAAGFASWLNVAAEIGIVALPIGLLMIAGELDLSVGAVIPASSLTVAVISGHYGAPELVGILAALGMGLFVGFMNGFIVLRTRVPSLIVTIGVMFAVMGLTLGLSVLLTGSTSTAIVPSATSKALLGQFVGGMFEVTIFWWLGIVVVLAYLLHISRFGNWIYALGGDRISARNAGIPTERLTISLFMISSFCAAFVGVSQAMVYQSAQVAGGQSFIFNSIMCVVIGGVLLTGGFGSIIGIVFGTITFSMVNQGIYFTGFDPNFGSVIIGALLLIAVLMNDTFRHMALSYSTKKKN; from the coding sequence ATGGTCTCTGCCGTACAATCCAAGCCGACCGCAGGTCCTGCCAGTTCAGGTCTGCAGCGATCCATGGGGCAACTCATAAGGCGGCCAGAAGCCGGCTCCTTCATCGGAATGATTGCGGTTTTCGTTTTCTTCGTCGTGTTTGGCGGCGAGACATTTGTTTCCGCCGCTGGCTTTGCCAGTTGGCTGAACGTCGCTGCCGAAATCGGAATTGTCGCACTGCCGATCGGGCTTCTGATGATCGCCGGAGAACTCGACTTGTCCGTAGGTGCGGTCATCCCAGCATCTTCGCTGACGGTGGCGGTGATCTCCGGCCACTACGGTGCGCCTGAACTGGTGGGCATTCTGGCCGCACTTGGAATGGGACTGTTTGTCGGCTTCATGAACGGCTTCATCGTCCTCCGTACGCGTGTCCCTTCTCTCATTGTCACGATCGGGGTCATGTTCGCCGTCATGGGGCTCACTTTGGGTCTTTCGGTCCTGCTGACCGGATCGACGAGCACGGCGATCGTGCCGAGCGCGACGTCGAAGGCCCTGCTCGGCCAGTTCGTTGGCGGCATGTTCGAGGTGACGATTTTCTGGTGGCTCGGTATCGTCGTCGTTCTGGCCTACCTGTTGCATATTTCGCGTTTCGGCAACTGGATCTATGCTCTCGGGGGCGATCGGATCAGCGCACGCAATGCCGGCATCCCCACTGAACGCCTGACCATTTCGCTTTTCATGATCAGCAGCTTTTGCGCAGCCTTCGTCGGGGTATCGCAGGCGATGGTCTACCAGAGCGCGCAGGTCGCAGGCGGACAGTCCTTCATCTTCAATTCGATCATGTGTGTCGTCATCGGCGGCGTGCTGCTGACCGGAGGCTTCGGATCGATCATCGGAATCGTCTTCGGCACCATCACTTTTTCGATGGTCAACCAGGGCATTTATTTCACCGGATTCGATCCGAATTTCGGCAGCGTCATCATCGGAGCGCTCCTGTTGATCGCCGTGCTTATGAACGACACGTTCCGGCACATGGCACTCTCTTACTCAACCAAGAAAAAGAACTGA
- a CDS encoding ABC transporter permease, which translates to MNTFSLGNLLRRPEAGSVISLVAVILFYVIFGDVALGNLFGAASWVNFAANLGIVAIPVGMLMIAGELDISIGAMIPAGSMSIAIVSGYYEMPIVVGILAALGIGVLVGLVNGILAVRTSVPSLIITLGTLVAMQGLILSASVLLTGNASVALTAPEWSKTVFGQLLAGSYQVIILWWLALTVVYVFVIHFTRYGNWIFAMGGDKVSARNAGIPTRTLTIWLFVISSTSASFVGMCGAILFNSAQVSGGMNYIFNAVVSVVVGGVLLTGGFGSVVGIFIGTLTFAVVSQGIYFTGIDRNWSSLIIGIMLLVAVLMNNTFRNMALTYARPKKGKD; encoded by the coding sequence ATGAACACTTTTTCGCTCGGAAATCTTCTTCGTCGGCCTGAAGCCGGTTCGGTGATAAGCCTGGTCGCGGTCATCTTGTTCTACGTGATCTTCGGCGATGTTGCGCTAGGCAATCTTTTTGGTGCTGCCAGTTGGGTGAACTTCGCCGCCAATCTCGGGATTGTGGCCATTCCAGTCGGCATGCTCATGATTGCCGGCGAGCTGGATATTTCGATCGGAGCGATGATTCCTGCGGGCTCGATGAGCATCGCCATCGTATCCGGCTATTACGAGATGCCGATCGTCGTCGGAATCTTGGCTGCTCTTGGCATCGGTGTCCTGGTCGGATTGGTCAATGGAATCCTTGCGGTGCGGACGTCCGTACCCTCCCTGATCATTACCCTCGGTACCCTGGTCGCAATGCAGGGCCTTATCCTCAGTGCTTCGGTTCTGCTGACGGGGAACGCGAGCGTTGCACTGACCGCTCCCGAATGGAGCAAAACGGTCTTCGGCCAGCTTCTGGCCGGCAGCTACCAGGTGATCATCCTGTGGTGGCTGGCCCTGACGGTCGTCTATGTTTTCGTCATTCACTTCACCCGCTATGGGAACTGGATTTTCGCCATGGGCGGAGACAAGGTGAGCGCCCGCAATGCCGGCATCCCCACGCGCACCCTGACCATCTGGCTTTTCGTGATCTCTTCGACCAGCGCTTCCTTTGTCGGCATGTGCGGTGCGATCCTGTTCAATTCGGCTCAGGTGTCCGGCGGCATGAACTACATCTTCAATGCCGTTGTATCGGTCGTCGTTGGCGGCGTGCTCTTGACCGGCGGTTTTGGATCGGTCGTCGGGATTTTTATCGGCACTCTGACCTTCGCAGTTGTCAGCCAGGGCATCTATTTCACTGGGATCGATCGAAATTGGTCCAGTTTGATCATCGGCATCATGCTGCTCGTGGCCGTCTTGATGAACAATACCTTCCGCAACATGGCGTTGACTTATGCGCGCCCCAAGAAAGGCAAGGACTGA
- a CDS encoding ATP-binding cassette domain-containing protein: MTKPVLELKNVNKSFGPIDVLHDISLKVHSGEVLCLLGDNGAGKSTLIKTLAGVHKPTSGQIFMDGQEVIFDRPKDAADRGISTVHQFGGTFPLMSIGRSFFVGVEPTKKFGPFTIFDRKTANEVAVKAVQEFGITRIDDGDRLIGGLSGGERQSLAIARAVHFGARVLILDEPTAALGVKEAAHVLRIVLEARKRGLAVIFITHQVMHAMTVGDHFAVLIRGALAADFRKGEKSREEITDLMAGGEAMAELEAEIEAHTNRGHPAVA, from the coding sequence ATGACGAAACCGGTTCTGGAACTCAAAAACGTCAATAAGTCCTTCGGGCCGATCGATGTCCTTCACGACATTTCGCTGAAGGTCCACTCCGGAGAGGTTCTGTGCCTTCTGGGAGACAATGGCGCGGGAAAATCGACCCTGATCAAGACACTTGCCGGCGTGCACAAGCCTACCTCCGGGCAGATCTTCATGGACGGCCAGGAAGTGATCTTCGACCGCCCCAAAGATGCGGCCGATCGAGGTATCTCGACTGTGCATCAGTTTGGCGGAACCTTCCCGCTGATGAGTATCGGCCGCTCCTTTTTCGTAGGAGTCGAGCCCACCAAGAAATTCGGGCCGTTCACCATTTTCGATCGCAAGACGGCAAACGAGGTAGCGGTCAAGGCCGTGCAGGAATTCGGCATCACCCGCATCGACGACGGCGATCGGCTGATCGGCGGATTGTCGGGCGGTGAACGCCAGTCGCTTGCCATCGCGCGTGCGGTTCATTTCGGCGCACGGGTGCTGATCCTGGACGAACCGACGGCGGCCTTGGGCGTGAAGGAAGCCGCGCACGTCCTTCGCATCGTGCTGGAGGCACGCAAGCGTGGCCTCGCGGTGATCTTCATCACCCATCAGGTCATGCATGCGATGACGGTCGGGGATCATTTCGCCGTCCTCATACGCGGTGCGCTGGCTGCGGATTTTCGCAAGGGCGAGAAGAGTCGCGAAGAAATCACCGATCTGATGGCTGGCGGGGAGGCGATGGCCGAACTGGAAGCTGAGATCGAAGCTCACACGAACCGCGGGCATCCCGCGGTGGCCTGA
- a CDS encoding sugar phosphate isomerase/epimerase yields MKIALDPFMHRHLSLEDLPAKVKELGYDWIELSPRGDFLEWFKAPRVFPERIKSFKRALKDADVGIASLLPMYRWASNDEAERQAAVKHWKRAIEIAGELEVDVMNSEFGRGPHPDKGSCYCCHTGSMIEACEDAWWRSMEELVPIFEKENISLHVEPHPEDWCETLQPALDIIRTVNSKNVKFLYCAPHTFYFGDDTKAMLREAKDVLAHVHVGDTFNHKASSGLRYILNPPGTQARVHQHLNIGQGEVPWDEFFGTLADIGFDGIMTACVFAWEDKADHSGKFMRSEMQRFIDKYWGAK; encoded by the coding sequence ATGAAAATCGCTCTCGACCCCTTTATGCACCGCCATCTAAGCCTTGAAGACCTGCCCGCAAAGGTCAAGGAACTCGGCTACGACTGGATCGAACTATCGCCGCGCGGCGACTTCCTTGAATGGTTCAAAGCGCCGCGTGTGTTCCCCGAGCGGATCAAATCGTTCAAGCGCGCGCTGAAGGATGCCGATGTCGGCATCGCATCTCTGCTGCCGATGTATCGCTGGGCATCCAATGACGAGGCAGAGCGTCAGGCGGCGGTCAAGCACTGGAAGCGTGCCATAGAGATCGCCGGCGAACTGGAAGTGGATGTGATGAATTCCGAGTTCGGCCGCGGCCCGCATCCGGACAAGGGGTCCTGCTACTGCTGCCATACCGGGTCCATGATCGAAGCCTGCGAGGATGCCTGGTGGCGCTCGATGGAAGAGCTGGTGCCGATCTTCGAAAAGGAAAATATTTCGCTCCATGTCGAGCCGCATCCGGAAGACTGGTGCGAAACGTTGCAGCCGGCGCTCGACATTATCCGGACGGTGAACTCGAAGAATGTCAAGTTCTTGTATTGCGCTCCGCATACCTTCTACTTCGGCGACGACACCAAGGCGATGCTGCGTGAAGCCAAGGATGTGCTGGCGCATGTCCATGTCGGCGACACGTTCAACCACAAGGCTTCTTCGGGTCTCCGCTACATCCTCAACCCGCCCGGCACGCAGGCTCGCGTCCATCAACACCTGAACATCGGCCAGGGCGAGGTTCCCTGGGATGAGTTCTTCGGAACGCTGGCCGATATCGGTTTTGACGGCATCATGACCGCCTGCGTCTTCGCTTGGGAGGACAAGGCCGACCATTCCGGCAAATTCATGCGCTCCGAAATGCAGCGCTTCATCGACAAGTATTGGGGGGCGAAATGA
- a CDS encoding Gfo/Idh/MocA family oxidoreductase, producing MTLKVGVIGTGMIGQDHIRRLTKVLSGVDVVAVNDIDVKRAAAVAPEGATVFETAGDLIRSETVEAVVICSWGPAHEAQLLDCIAAGKPVFCEKPLVTTAAAARGVMEAEVAFGRRLIQVGFMRRFDGDYRRLKAVIDSGSLGTPLTYRSVHRNASVPAGLYSSDMPLNDTLVHDADISRWLLSDEVKGVEVRLPRRSSRGGDLRDPTLVLLHLASGALVDVEISVNIAYGYDIRGEVSCEMGVASLPERPSAVIRDQYGVRQRVPEDWRERFIDAYDQEFREWIAAAAQGTATGPSTWDGYAATLVADAALRAAETGAFQPITMIAKPGLYDTAIAQAAE from the coding sequence ATGACCCTTAAAGTCGGTGTCATCGGAACTGGCATGATCGGGCAGGATCACATTCGCCGCCTGACCAAGGTCCTGTCGGGTGTCGACGTGGTCGCTGTGAACGACATTGATGTCAAGCGCGCAGCAGCCGTCGCCCCGGAAGGCGCCACGGTGTTCGAAACGGCGGGGGATTTGATCCGGTCGGAAACGGTGGAGGCAGTTGTCATTTGCTCTTGGGGGCCAGCCCATGAGGCGCAGCTTCTCGATTGCATTGCCGCCGGCAAGCCGGTTTTCTGCGAGAAGCCGCTCGTCACCACCGCGGCAGCGGCGCGTGGAGTGATGGAGGCCGAAGTGGCCTTCGGGCGTCGCCTCATTCAGGTGGGATTCATGCGGCGCTTCGATGGTGACTATAGGCGCCTGAAAGCGGTCATTGACAGCGGGAGCCTCGGCACCCCACTGACCTACCGCTCCGTCCATCGCAATGCTTCCGTGCCAGCCGGCCTCTACAGCTCGGACATGCCGCTCAACGACACGCTCGTCCACGATGCGGATATTTCCCGATGGCTATTGTCGGACGAGGTGAAGGGCGTCGAAGTACGGCTTCCACGACGTTCTTCGCGAGGCGGCGATCTGCGCGATCCGACCTTGGTGCTCCTGCACCTGGCGTCCGGTGCGCTGGTCGACGTCGAGATTTCCGTCAACATCGCCTATGGCTACGATATTCGCGGCGAGGTGAGCTGCGAAATGGGGGTGGCAAGCCTCCCCGAACGGCCTTCTGCGGTGATCCGGGACCAGTATGGTGTTCGCCAACGCGTACCGGAAGATTGGCGCGAACGCTTCATCGATGCCTACGACCAGGAGTTCCGCGAGTGGATTGCCGCTGCGGCACAAGGAACGGCGACCGGACCCAGCACCTGGGATGGCTACGCTGCGACGCTGGTTGCGGACGCCGCGCTGCGCGCCGCGGAAACCGGCGCATTCCAACCTATCACAATGATTGCAAAGCCTGGGCTCTACGACACCGCGATCGCGCAAGCGGCGGAATGA